In Lagenorhynchus albirostris chromosome 14, mLagAlb1.1, whole genome shotgun sequence, one DNA window encodes the following:
- the POLI gene encoding DNA polymerase iota isoform X3 yields the protein MNVRDAKEKCPQLVLVNGEDLTRYREVSYKVTELLEEFSPVVERLGFDENFVDLTEMVEKRLEQLQRDEPSALTVSGHVYGNQPINLHDILHIRLLIGSQIAAEMREAMYNQLGLTGCAGVASNKLLAKLVSGIFKPNQQTLLLPESSQDLIHSLNHIKKMPGIGYKTTKRLEALGISSVRDLQTFSSKILERELGISVAQRIQKLSFGEDNSPVTPSGPPQSFSEEDSFKKCSSEVEAKNKIEELLASLLNRVCQDGRKPHTIRLIIRRYSSEKHYSRESRQCPIPSHIIQKLGIGNYDVMTPMVDVLMKLFRNMVNVKMPFHLTLLSVCFCNLKALNTAKKGTIDYYLTPSLSTTSRSGKHSFKMKDTHMEDFSKDKETNWDFLPTGKIESTRTGESPPDTTSFSKEKDSNELPLSSLPAGIDQEVFKQLPVDIQEEILSGKSREKVQGKGSLSCPLRASRGVLSFFSTKQMQDGSLNPRDHVSNTKQISSVSPCEPGTSGLNSSSSSYVSSQKDYSHYIDSNLKDELMSQGPKESQGFHFSKTDPAVSVFHSFPNVQSEQLFSKNCTTDSHKQPMATVFIHEGLTENREQESTKEKITFPSDIDPEVFYELPEEVQKELLADWKRTGSDFHTVHK from the exons ATGAATGTCAGAGATGCAAAAGAAAAGTGTCCACAGCTAGTATTAGTTAATGGAGAAGATTTGACTCGTTACAGAGAGGTGTCATATAAGGTTACAG agTTGTTGGAAGAATTTAGTCCAGTTGTTGAGAGACTCGGATTTGATGAAAATTTTGTGGATCTAACAGAAATGGTTGAGAAGAGACTAGAGCAGCTTCAAAGGGATGAACCCTCAGCACTGACTGTGTCGGGTCATGTATACGGTAATCAGC ctataaacctGCATGACATCTTGCACATCAGACTACTTATTGGATCTCAGATTGCAGCTGAGATGCGGGAAGCCATGTATAATCAGTTGGGTCTCACAGGCTGTGCTGGAGTGGCTTCTAATAAATTATTGGCAAAATTAGTGTCTGGCATCTTTAAACCAAATCAGCAAACACTCTTACTACCTGAAAGTTCTCAAGATCTCATTCATAGTTTGAACCACATAAAGAAAATGCCAG GTATTGGCTATAAAACTACCAAACGTCTGGAAGCACTGGGTATCAGTAGTGTGCGTGATCTTCAAACCTTTTCATCCAAAATATTAGAAAGGGAATTAGGAATTTCAGTTGCTCAGCGTATCCAGAAGCTCAGTTTTGGAGAGGATAACTCTCCTGTGACCCCCTCAGGACCTCCTCAG TCCTTTAGTGAGgaagattcatttaaaaaatgttcatcagAAGTTGAAGCTAAAAATAAGATTGAAGAGCTACTTGCTAGTCTTTTGAACAG agTCTGCCAAGATGGAAGGAAGCCACATACAATAAGATTAATAATCCGTCGGTATTCATCTGAGAAGCACTATAGCCGTGAGAGTCGTCAGTGCCCAATTCCATCCCACATAATTCAGAAGTTAGGGATAG gaAATTATGATGTGATGACCCCAATGGTTGATGTACTTATGAAACTTTTTCGAAATATGGTGAATGTGAAGATGCCATTTCATCTTACCCTTTTAAGTGTGTGCTTCTGCAACCTTAAAGCCCTAAATACTGCTAAGAAAGGGACTATTGATTATTATTTAACACCATCATTATCAACAACTTCACGCTCTGGCAAGCACAGTTTT AAAATGAAAGACACTCATATGGAGGATTTTtctaaagacaaggaaacaaattGGGATTTTCTACCAACTGGAAAAATTGAAAGTACTAGAACTGGGGAGTCTCCACCAGATACTACaagtttttctaaagaaaaagacaGTAACGAACTTCCACTCTCCTCACTTCCTGCGGGTATTGACCAAGAGGTCTTTAAGCAGCTTCCAGTAGATATTCAAGAAGAAATCCTTTCTGGAAAATCTAGAGAAAAAGTTCAAGGGAAAGGAAGTTTGAGTTGTCCATTACGTGCTTCTAGAGGagtattatctttcttttctacaAAACAAATGCAAGATGGTTCCTTAAATCCTAGGGATCATGTATCCAATACCAAACAGATATCCTCTGTATCTCCCTGTGAACCAGGAACATCAGGTTTAAATAGCAGTAGTTCCTCTTATGTGTCTAGCCAAAAGGATTATTCACATTATATAGACAGTAACTTAAAAGATGAACTAATGAGTCAAGGACCTAAAGAGTCTCAAGGATTCCACTTTTCAAAAACAGACCCTGCTGTATCTGTTTTCCATTCATTTCCAAATGTGCAGAGTGAGCAACTTTTCTCCAAAAACTGCACTACAGACAGCCATAAACAACCGATGGCAACAGTCTTTATTCATGAAGGACTTACAGAAAATAGAGAGCAAGAGTCTACCAAAGAGAAAATTACTTTTCCTTCTGACATTGATCCTGAAGTTTTCTATGAACTACCAGAAGAGGTACAAAAAGAACTGTTGGCTGATTGGAAGAGAACAGGATCAGATTTCCACACTGTACATAAATAA